A stretch of DNA from Variovorax paradoxus:
GGCACGCCCATGCCGAAGCCGCGCGCGAGCGTGGAGCGGCCGTGCACCAGCAGCTCCATCGCTGCGTCGAGCAGCGCGGGCGCGATCATGAAACCGTGGCGGTACAGGCCGTTGATCTGCAGCACGCGCGGTTGCGGCTGGCGGATGGCCGGCAGGTTGTCGGGCAGGGTGGGGCGGCATTGCGTCGCGATCTCGACGATGCGCGCCTCGGCAAAACCGCTGTGCACCGCGTAGGCCGCGCTCAACAGCTCGAGCGTGGAGCGCACGCTGGCGGGCGACATGTCGTCCGACTCGATCTCGGTCGCGCCGATCACGAACAGGTGGTCGGGCTTGGGCGCGATGTACAGCGGGTAGCGCGGATGCACGAGGCGCGTGGGGCGCTGCAGCGTGACCTCGGGCGCATGCACGCGGATCACTTCGCCGCGCACGCCGCGCAGTGCGCTCCATTGCGGCTTGGCGCCGAGGCCGCGGCAGTCGATCACCCAGTCGGGCTGGCCCGCCGTGCCGGGCGAAAAGTCGGACGGTGCACGCGGCGATTGCCAATGCAGCGTCACGCGCGCATCGGCTTCCAGCGTGGCGCGCAGCGACGTCAGCAGTGCGCGGTTGTCGAGCTGGCCTTCGCCCGGCAGGTACAGGCCGCGGGCGAAGCGCGTGCCCAGCGAGGGCTCGAGCGCGGCAATGGCGGCGGGCGTGTCGAGCGCCTGCATCGGTGCAAGCTCGGGCACCTGCGCGCCGGTGCGCGTCAGCACGCCCGCGAGCCGCGCAGCTTCGGCGGCGTCCTGCCGGTGCCACAGCACCAGCGTGCCTTCGCGCTGGAAGAACACGGGTTGCGCCAGCGGCGCGAGCAGCTCGGGCCAGCGCGACAGCGCGTGCTGGCCCATGCGCACGACCGACACCGGCGCCACGGCCGATTCGGCCAGCGGCGCGAGCATGGCCGCGGCCACGCGTGCGGCTGCGCCTTCGGCTTCGGGGCTGCCGGCTTCGTAGAGGTCGATCTTGCAGCCGGCCTGCGCGAGCGTGACTGCCATCAGGCGACCCATGAGGCCCGCGCCGAGGATGGCCGCCGATTGAAGTGGCACGCTCATGGTCTTGCTCCTTCCCCCGCTGGGGAAGGCTGGGATGGGGGCAACCAGAGCGCCCGATGGACACGCCGCGTGCCCCACCCCGACCCTCCCCGGAAGGGGCGGAGAAAGAGGTGTGGCGCACTCGCCGATAATTTTCAACATGACCCCCGCACCCACCCAACGCTACGCACGCGTGCTTTCCATCGCCGGCTCCGACAGCGGCGGCGGCGCCGGCATCCAGGCCGACCTCAAGACCTTCGCGGCCCTCGGCTGCTACGGCATGACGGCCATCACCGCGCTCACCGCGCAGAACACGGTGGGTGTTTCTGGCATCCACGGCGTGCCGCCCGACTTCCTGAAGGCGCAGATCCAGGCCGTGGTGGAAGACATCGGCGTCGATGCCGTCAAGCTCGGCATGCTGCACGCGCCCGAGGTCGTCGAGGTGGTGGCCTGGGCCATCGACCGCTACCAGCTGAAGAACGTGGTGCTCGACCCCGTGATGATCGCCACCAGCGGCGACCGCCTGATCGCAGCCGAAACGGTGCAGGTGCTGGTGCGCGAGCTGTTCCCGCGCGCCGTGGTGGTCACACCGAATCTCGACGAAGCCGCCTTGCTGGTCGGCCATGCCATCGGCGGCATCGACGCGCTCGACGGCGCGGCGGACGAACTGCTCGCGCTCGGTGCGAAGGCCGTGCTGCTCAAGGGCGGTCACCTGCCCGGCGACGAAGTGGTCGATGTGCTGCTGGAGCGCGGCGGCGCGCGCAAGCGGCTCGCGTCGCAGCGCATCGTCAGCCGCAACCTGCACGGCACCGGCTGCACGCTCTCGTCGGCCATCGCCGCGCACCTGGCACTGGGCCTGGCGCTGCCCGACGCGGTCGAGCGCGCACGCGCGTACATCCTCGGCGCGATGAGCGCCGGTGCGAATGTGCAGGTCGGTGCGGGCCACGGTCCGCTCAACCACGGCTTTGCGCCAGTGCCGACCCACCGCTTGCCGCTGTCGGCCGGCTGAGCCACGCCAGAACGAAAGTCGCCGCCAGCGTCGGCAGCGCCGAGCCGAACTGCGGCGCCCACTTGGCCAGCGCGTGGTAGGCCGCGATGCCCGCCAACCAGATCAGCGCCGCGCCCCAGTCGATGGTGCGCGTGCCGCCCGCCGACACGGCGCTCCCGCTGCCCAGCCGCCCGAGGATCACGCCGTACAGCGGCACGAACACCGAACTCAGCAGCAGCAGGAAGGGTTCGAGCGTGTGCATCGGCAGCACCAGCGCGAGGCCGATGCACAGCACCGCCAGCAGCAGGCCCCAGCGCTTCACGCTCCAGCGCGGCAGCAGGCTGTGCGTGGACACCGAGCCCGAGTACACGTCGCCATAGGCGTTGTCGAGTTCGTCGATGAGGATCAGGCCCAGCGCCACCAGGCCGCCCTGCGCCAGCAGCAGCGCCATGACGAGGCTGGTGCCCGGCTCGGCCACGCTCACCACCATCACCCCGAGCGCGTAGCACCAGATGTTGGCGAGCGCGTAGCCGATCCAGGTGCCGCTGAACGCGCTGCCCAGTCCACCGCCCGCGCTGCGCTTGCCGTGGCGCGCGTAGTCGGCCACCAGCGGCAGCCACGACACCGGCATCGCAATCACCAGGTCGAGCGCACTGAACATGCCCATGCTGCCGTTGCCCGGCCGCGCCCAGAAGGCGTCGAGGCCTTTGGCGTGCAGCTGCGTCGCGAACTGCCAGCTGAGCCACAGCAGCGACAGCACCACCAGCGGCAGGCCGAAGCGGCTCACGAAGCGGCGCACCAGCGTGACCATCGAGCCCGCGAGCAGCGCCAACAGCACCGCGCCCCACAGCAGCGTGGTCAGCACGCCGCCCCAGGCCGTGCCCAGCGCCG
This window harbors:
- a CDS encoding purine-cytosine permease family protein, with the translated sequence MAHDHNDSSASGNEALAPLPASRRVFGWHDHASLWFSLGVGLLVMQIGAYLVPAVGTRDAALAIVLGSLLGAGLLAWTARLGCETGLASAGLMHATYGSAFARLPVLLNIVQLVGWTTFELVIMREGTQAIGQQAFGAALGTAWGGVLTTLLWGAVLLALLAGSMVTLVRRFVSRFGLPLVVLSLLWLSWQFATQLHAKGLDAFWARPGNGSMGMFSALDLVIAMPVSWLPLVADYARHGKRSAGGGLGSAFSGTWIGYALANIWCYALGVMVVSVAEPGTSLVMALLLAQGGLVALGLILIDELDNAYGDVYSGSVSTHSLLPRWSVKRWGLLLAVLCIGLALVLPMHTLEPFLLLLSSVFVPLYGVILGRLGSGSAVSAGGTRTIDWGAALIWLAGIAAYHALAKWAPQFGSALPTLAATFVLAWLSRPTAASGGSALAQSRG
- a CDS encoding FAD-dependent oxidoreductase, giving the protein MSVPLQSAAILGAGLMGRLMAVTLAQAGCKIDLYEAGSPEAEGAAARVAAAMLAPLAESAVAPVSVVRMGQHALSRWPELLAPLAQPVFFQREGTLVLWHRQDAAEAARLAGVLTRTGAQVPELAPMQALDTPAAIAALEPSLGTRFARGLYLPGEGQLDNRALLTSLRATLEADARVTLHWQSPRAPSDFSPGTAGQPDWVIDCRGLGAKPQWSALRGVRGEVIRVHAPEVTLQRPTRLVHPRYPLYIAPKPDHLFVIGATEIESDDMSPASVRSTLELLSAAYAVHSGFAEARIVEIATQCRPTLPDNLPAIRQPQPRVLQINGLYRHGFMIAPALLDAAMELLVHGRSTLARGFGMGVPDA
- the thiD gene encoding bifunctional hydroxymethylpyrimidine kinase/phosphomethylpyrimidine kinase; the encoded protein is MTPAPTQRYARVLSIAGSDSGGGAGIQADLKTFAALGCYGMTAITALTAQNTVGVSGIHGVPPDFLKAQIQAVVEDIGVDAVKLGMLHAPEVVEVVAWAIDRYQLKNVVLDPVMIATSGDRLIAAETVQVLVRELFPRAVVVTPNLDEAALLVGHAIGGIDALDGAADELLALGAKAVLLKGGHLPGDEVVDVLLERGGARKRLASQRIVSRNLHGTGCTLSSAIAAHLALGLALPDAVERARAYILGAMSAGANVQVGAGHGPLNHGFAPVPTHRLPLSAG